The sequence ACAGGTCAACAAATCGATGCGCATGTCGGCGTTCCGGTCAGATGACGAAAATCGACGAGCCGGTCGTCTTGCGCGACTCCAGGTCGCGATGCGCCTGCACCGCATCCTGCAGCGCATAGCGCTGGTGGATCTCGATGCCGATGCGGCCCGCGGCGACGTGGTCGAACAGCTCGCCCGCCAGTGCGGCCTTCTCCGCCGGATCGGCGATGTAGTCGTGCAGTGCGGGGCGCGTCAGGTAGAGCGAGCCCTTCATCGCGAGCATTTGCGGATTGAACGGCGGGATCGGTCCCGACGCCGTGCCGACGCACACCATCAGCCCGCGGCGCTTCAGCGAATCCAGCGAGCCTTCGAACGTGCTCTTGCCGACGCTGTCGAACACCACCGACACGCCCGTGCCGTCGGTGATCTCGCGCACGCGCTTGGCGACGTCTTCATGCGTGTAGTGGATGACGTGGTCGCAGCCGTGCTGGCGCGCGAGTTCGGCTTTCGCTTCTGTGGAGACCGTGCCGATCACGTTGAGGCCGAGCAGCTTGGCCCACTGCGCGACGATCAGGCCGACACCGCCCGCGGCGGCGTGCAGCAGGATCCAGTCGCCCGGCTGGAAGGCATGGATGCGGCGCAGCAGATAGGCCGCGGTCAGGCCGCGCATCGTCATGGCGGCGGCGGTTTCGCAACCGATGGCCTCGGGCAGCTTGATCAGCGGCGCGGCCGGGACGAGGCGCTCGGTGCTGTAGGCGCCGAGCGTGTTCATGAAGCCGGTGTAGGTCACGCGGTCGCCCACGGCCACCTGGTCCACGCCCGGGCCCACCGCCTGCACCACGCCCGCCGCCTCCACGCCGATGCCCGCCGGGAGCGGAATCGGATAGGTGCCGTTGCGGAAGTAGGTGTCGGCATAGTTCAGGCCGACCGCGATGTGCCGCAGGCGCACCTGACCGACGCCGGGCTCGCCGACTTCGACCGGCTCGTAGCGCATCACTTCGGGCCCGCCGGCCTCGGAAAATCGTACTGCGTGGGGCATGCCTGTCGTCTCTCGCAAACCGCTTCGTTGCGATCGACTATAGGCAAGGGGGGTGCGCGGCTTTTACCAAACGGCGACAATTACTTGTCATTTCGTGACAGCCGACGAGGCCTCGAACCCATTCATGAGCACCCTCATCCGCGCGGCCACTTTGAAGAACTATTTCGAGGTGGCGCAGCAGCTCGACCTCAATCCGCAGCCCTTGTTGCAGGCCGCGGGCTTGAGCCGGGCGATGCTGGCCGATCCGGAACGCCGCATCCCGGCCGCCGCCGCAGTCAGGCTCCTGGAAGACTCCGCCCATGCGAGCGGATGCGACACCTTCGGCCTGCGCATGGCCGAGTCGCGGCAGTTGTCGGACTTCGGCGTGGTCAGCCTGCTGCTGATCCACCAGCCCACGCTGCGCGACGCGCTGCTGGCGACGATGAAGTATCGCCACCTGCTCAACGAGCTGTTGGCGATCCATGTCGAAGAGCGGGGGCGCACGGTCGTGATCCGCGAAGAGTTCGTGCCGGATGCGGGCACCGCGTCGCGCCAGGCGGTGGAACTCGCGCTCGGCGCGCTGCATCGCCTGTGCGGTGCGCTGTTGGGCGCGCACTGGAAGCCGCACGCGGTGACCTTCACCCACGCCGCGCCCGAGAACGCGCAGATCCATCGTCGCGTGTTCCGCTGCGCGCTCGAGTTCGATCGCGAGTTCAACGGCATCGTCTGCGAAACCGCCGACCTGAATTTCCGCAACCCGTCCGCCGATCCGACGATGGCGATGTACGTCAAACGCCTGGTGGAATCGCTGCCGGCGCCGGCGCACCGCTCCATCGCCGCCGACGTGCGCAAGGATCTCTACATCCTGATGCCGATGGGACAAGCGACGATCGAACAGGTCGCGCGCGGCTTGGGCATGAACGTGCGCACGCTGCAACGGCGGCTGGAAGATGCAGGCGACACCTTTTCGGGCACGCTGAACTCGGTGCGTCGCGAACTCGTGCTGCGTTACATGGAAAACCGACAGTACTCATTGCAGGTCGTCGGCCGGCTCCTGGGGTTTTCCACGCCCAGTTCGTTCACGCGGTGGTTCAGCGCCGAATTCGGCATGGCGCCGCGCGCGTGGCGCAACGCGGCGCGCTAGGGGGTTGGCCGGTCGCCTGCTGCCGCTTACGTTGCTTGGCATCGACGCCGCCATGCGAGACCGACCATGCGCCGCACCGCCCGCCTTCCGATCAGTGTCGCCCTCGCCGCCTTGCTGGCGATGCCGGCCTTCGCCCAGCACCAGGGCCACGATGCCGGCGCGATGCCACTGCCCGACGCCAGCGCGGAACGTGGACTCGGCACGCTGACCTTCCCGACGTCCACGCGCGTGCCGCAGGCACAGGCGGCCTTCGAGCGCGGCATGCGTTGGTTGCACTTGTTCGAATACGAACAGGCGCAGGCCGCCTTCCTCGAGGCACAGCGCCTGGATCCGGGATTCGCGCTCGCCTACTGGGGCGAGTCGATGACCTACACCAATGGCATCTGGCGCATGGATGACGTGGACGGCGGCCGCAAGGCGCTGGCAAAACTCGGCCCCACGCCGGCGGCGCGTGCCGCGAAGGCGCCGACGGCACGCGAGAAGGCGTTCCTCGACACGGGCGAACGCCTGTCCGGCCCCGGCACGCTCGACGAACGCCTGGCAGGCTTCCTCGCCTCCGCCACTGCACTCGCGCAAGCCTGGCCCGACGACGACGAAGCACAATTGCTCCGTGCGCTTGCACTCCTCGGCGCAGATCCGAAAGGCCGGAACGATACGAACTACGCCGAATCCGCAAAGCTCTCGCGCGCCGTGCTGACCCGCAACCCGCGCCACGCGGGGGCCGCGCATTACCTCATCCACGCCGTCGACGATCCCGCGCACGCCGCCGAAGGGCTCGATGCAGCACGGACGCTCGAGGACATCGGCCCGGCTTCCGCGCACGCGCAGCACATGACCTCGCACATCTTCTTCGCGCTCGGCCGCTGGGACGACGCGATCGCCGCGAACCGCGAAGCCAACCGCATCGACGAACAGGCCCGCGCGGCGGCGAAGTCCCTGCCCGTGCGATGTGGCCACACCTACGATTGGATCCAGTACGCCTATTACCAGGCAGGCCGCGTGCGCGAAGCGCGGCAGACGCTCGCCGATTGCATCCACGACATGGGCGCCGTCCTGGCGAAGATGGTGATGAAGACGGAGATCCCGGCCGAAGCCATCACGATGCACCAGTTCGAGCTGGGCGACTCGCTGCTCGGCCTGCACGCCACCGCGCTGGTCGAAGGCGGCAAGGACGGCACGCGCGACGCGGCGTATCGCGTCGACACCGGTGGCAACGGGCGGTTCGGCGCGCGCGATGTGTTCGCGCGCGGCTATGTGGCCGCACTGAATGCGGACTACGCAGGTGCGAAGGACCTCCTGGCGCAGTTGCGCGCCACGGCCGCGCAACCCGTGGCCGCCAACGAGTACGACCCCCACCTCGGCGAAACGCTCGGCGTGCAAGCCGACATGCTGGAGGCGCTGATCGACGCCGGCGAAGGCCGCATGGACGCCGCCATCGCCCGCGTGCGCGAAGCTGCGAAGCGGAACGATGCGATCCCCTTCCAGTTCGGCCCGCCGATGACCGTCAAGCCGCCGCATGAACTCGCCGGCGAACTGTTGCTGCGGCAAGGCAAGCCGGCCGAAGCGCTGGCCGAGTTCGACGCGTCGATGAAGACAGCACCGAATCGGGCGCAGACGCTGCTCGGGCGTGCAAATGCGCTGAAAGCGATGGGCGACACCGCGGGCGCCGACAAGGCATTCGCGCAACTCGCCGCGCAATGGCACGCGGCGGATGCCAAGCTGCCCCCGGAGCTCGGAACGCGCTAGGGCAACAACCCGAGCAACCGCGCCCGCTCCACCGCATGGTGGCGCGAGCCTGCGGACAGCTTCACGAACAGGCTTTTCAGGTGCGACTTCACGGTCTCGCCGCTCACGTCGAGATCGCGCGCGATCGCTTTGTTCGGCAAGCCCTTGCGCAGCAGCGCCAACACCTGGAATTCCTTCGCGGTCAGCAGGCCATCCTGCAGCGGCCGGTCGGGGATCGGCGGTGCGACGCGACCGGGAACGCCGCGCGACTGCGAGAGGAGCCCGACAGCAAGCGGATGCGTATCGGCCGCCAGGCGCGCGTGGCCCCCGATCGCCGCGAGTTCACGCGCTTCGCGCAACAACGAGGGCGCGCTCTTGTCGCCCCGCTTCGAGGCGACGATCGCGCGCAACACCTTGGTG comes from Lysobacter sp. KIS68-7 and encodes:
- a CDS encoding quinone oxidoreductase; the encoded protein is MPHAVRFSEAGGPEVMRYEPVEVGEPGVGQVRLRHIAVGLNYADTYFRNGTYPIPLPAGIGVEAAGVVQAVGPGVDQVAVGDRVTYTGFMNTLGAYSTERLVPAAPLIKLPEAIGCETAAAMTMRGLTAAYLLRRIHAFQPGDWILLHAAAGGVGLIVAQWAKLLGLNVIGTVSTEAKAELARQHGCDHVIHYTHEDVAKRVREITDGTGVSVVFDSVGKSTFEGSLDSLKRRGLMVCVGTASGPIPPFNPQMLAMKGSLYLTRPALHDYIADPAEKAALAGELFDHVAAGRIGIEIHQRYALQDAVQAHRDLESRKTTGSSIFVI
- a CDS encoding AraC family transcriptional regulator, with amino-acid sequence MSTLIRAATLKNYFEVAQQLDLNPQPLLQAAGLSRAMLADPERRIPAAAAVRLLEDSAHASGCDTFGLRMAESRQLSDFGVVSLLLIHQPTLRDALLATMKYRHLLNELLAIHVEERGRTVVIREEFVPDAGTASRQAVELALGALHRLCGALLGAHWKPHAVTFTHAAPENAQIHRRVFRCALEFDREFNGIVCETADLNFRNPSADPTMAMYVKRLVESLPAPAHRSIAADVRKDLYILMPMGQATIEQVARGLGMNVRTLQRRLEDAGDTFSGTLNSVRRELVLRYMENRQYSLQVVGRLLGFSTPSSFTRWFSAEFGMAPRAWRNAAR